The Papaver somniferum cultivar HN1 chromosome 3, ASM357369v1, whole genome shotgun sequence genome includes a region encoding these proteins:
- the LOC113357560 gene encoding isoleucine--tRNA ligase, chloroplastic/mitochondrial-like, whose product MAMQTSSCRVWSQRTPSAIKKTSAGVLFNLGSHSSSNIFPFLTLNRHSSNSSVEFDSVSKRRSRGPVMAAKKAAQGLKQEDGKYKHTVDLPKTTFGMRANSVVREPEIQKLWDENQVFKKVAERNNGETFILHDGPPYANGDLHVGHALNKILKDIINRYKLLQNHKVQYVPGWDCHGLPIELKVLQSMDQDARKDLTPIKLRAKAAKFAKATVNTQMKSFKRYGVWADWEHPYLTLHPEYEAAQVEVFGQMYMKKHIYRGRKPVHWSPSSRTALAEAELEYPEGHVSKSIYAIFKLVTSNGLLDDFSDLCLAIWTTTPWTVPANAAVAVNAKLQYSVVEVHPILESGDASTGKGKKYLGNVFISKQRNPSLVVATDLVPALEAKWGVKLTLKRTLLGLDLENCRYIHPIDNRECPVVIGGDYITTESGTGLVHTAPGHGQEDYVTGLKYKLPVIAPVDDEGKFTEEAGSFSGLSVLGDGNVAVVKYLDEQLSLIMEEPYKHKYPYDWRTKKPTIFRATEQWFASVEGFREAAMDAISKVKWIPEKAENRISTMTSNRSDWCISRQRTWGVPIPVFYHGVSKEPLMNEETIDHIKSIISQKGSDAWWYMTVEELLPEKYRNKASEYQKGTDTMDVWFDSGSSWAAVLGKREELSYPADLYLEGSDQHRGWFQSSLLTSIATKGKAPYRRVVTHGFVLDEKGLKMSKSLGNVVDPNIVIEGGKNTKDQPSYGADVLRLWVSSVDYTTDVLIGPQILRQMSDIYRKLRGTLRYLLANLHDWKPENATPYSDLPKIDQYALFQLEDTVRNIKDSYDNYQFSKIYQTIQNFAIIDLSSFYFDVAKDRLYVGGKESFTRRSCQTVLAAHLISISKVIAPILPHLAEDAWQNLPFEHSNEDGSVSKFVFESKWPKLNERWLAMPAEDVEFWSKMLKLRTEVNKVLETARTGKLIGSSLDAKIYLYVADAGFNSRLHRMSEALNEADTLHRIFITSQVEIVSSLDNERQTDEIPCTGEYLIEGGKVWIGATRAEGSKCERCWNYSPKVGSFVEHPTLCPRCYDVVGAQPLPAVAAAVS is encoded by the exons atgGCGATGCAAACCTCTTCTTGTCGG GTTTGGTCACAGAGGACACCTTCAGCTATCAAGAAAACTAGTGCGGGTGTCCTTTTTAACTTGGGTAGCCACTCTTCGAGTAACATCTTTCCATTCTTGACTTTAAATCGTCATTCTTCCAATTCATCGGTGGAGTTTGATTCTGTTTCAAAGAGGAGGTCTCGAGGTCCTGTCATGGCAGCAAAGAAAGCTGCACAAG GTTTAAAGCAAGAAGATGGAAAGTACAAGCATACAGTTGATCTGCCAAAGACAACATTTGGGATGAGAGCAAACTCTGTAGTAAGAGAGCCTGAGATTCAGAAACTATGGGATGAGAATCAGGTGTTCAAAAAAGTAGCTGAAAGGAATAACGGG GAAACCTTCATTCTTCATGATGGTCCCCCGTATGCGAATGGTGACCTACATGTGGGGCACGCTTTAAATAAAATCCTGAAGGATATTATTAATCGTTACAAG CTGCTTCAAAATCATAAAGTTCAATATGTGCCTGGTTGGGATTGTCATGGCTTACCAATCGAGTTGAAAG TTCTGCAGTCTATGGATCAAGATGCCAGAAAGGATCTGACACCAATAAAACTGAGAGCTAAAGCAGCTAAATTTGCAAAGGCAACTGTTAATACTCAGATGAAATCATTTAAG CGCTATGGGGTATGGGCCGATTGGGAGCATCCATATTTGACGCTCCATCCAGAATATGAAGCAGCACAG GTTGAAGTGTTTGGTCAAATGTACATGAAAAAACATATATATAGAGGCAGAAAGCCGGTCCATTGGAGTCCATCATCTCGTACTGCTCTTGCAGAGGCTGAGTTGGAG TATCCCGAGGGGCACGTTTCCAAGAGCATATATGCCATTTTTAAATTAGTTACTTCGAATGGCTTATTAGATGACTTTTCAGATCTGTGCCTAGCCATATGGACCACAACTCCTTGGACAGTCCCGGCAAATGCTG CTGTTGCAGTGAATGCTAAGCTTCAATATTCGGTGGTCGAAGTACACCCTATCTTAGAAAGTGGAGATGCATCCACTGGtaaagggaaaaaatatttggGCAATGTTTTTATAAGCAAGCAGAGGAATCCTTCCCTTGTGGTGGCTACTGATCTTGTGCCAGCTCTAGAAGCAAAATGGGGTGTGAAGCTCACATTAAAGAGAACACTTTTGGGTTTGGATCTTGAAAATTGCAG GTATATCCATCCAATAGATAACAGGGAATGCCCTGTTGTTATAGGGGGAGATTATATTACGACTGAGTCAGGAACTGGACTAGTTCATACGGCCCCTGGTCATGGTCAAGAGGATTACGTGACTGGCCTTAAGTACAAATTGCCTGTAATTGCCCCTGTAGATGATGAGGGAAAGTTCACTGAAGAGGCTGGAAGTTTTAGTGGTTTAAGTGTACTTGGTGATGGTAATGTTGCTGTTGTGAAATACTTGGACGAACAATTATCACTTATAATGGAAGAACCATATA AACATAAATATCCATATGACTGGAGAACAAAGAAGCCGACCATTTTTAGGGCAACTGAGCAGTGGTTTGCTTCAGTTGAAGGGTTCCGCGAAGCTGCAATGGATGCGATTAGTAAGGTTAAGTGGATTCCTGAAAAG GCAGAAAACAGAATTTCTACCATGACTTCGAACCGCTCAGATTGGTGCATATCCAGACAAAGAACTTGGGGTGTCCCAATTCCAGTTTTCTATCATGGAGTGTCAAAGGAGCCATTGATGAATGAAGAGACTATTGATCACATCAAGT CTATTATATCTCAGAAGGGAAGTGATGCATGGTGGTATATGACGGTTGAGGAACTACTTCCTGAGAAATATCGCAATAAAGCCTCAGAGTATCAAAAGGGAACTGATACCATGGATGTTTGGTTTGACTCAG GCTCTTCTTGGGCTGCTGTTTTGGGAAAAAGAGAAGAACTTAGTTACCCAGCAGATCTGTATCTCGAGGGTTCAGATCAGCATCGTGGATGGTTTCAGAGTTCTTTGTTGACGAGTATTGCCACTAAAG GAAAGGCCCCGTATAGGCGTGTTGTAACACATGGATTTGTACTAGATGAGAAGGGTCTGAAAATGAGCAAGTCATTGGGTAATGTTGTAGATCCTAATATTGTGATTGAAGGAGGGAAAAACACTAAG GATCAACCAAGTTATGGAGCTGATGTTTTGCGGCTTTGGGTGTCTAGTGTCGATTATACAACCGATGTTCTGATTGGGCCTCAAATACTCCGTCAGATGTCTGACATATACCGAAAGCTGAGAGGAACTTTGCGATATCTTTTGGCAAATTTGCATGACTGGAAG CCTGAGAATGCCACTCCATACAGTGATCTTCCCAAGATCGACCAATACGCACTTTTCCAACTTGAAGATACTGTGAGAAACATCAAAGATAGCTATGACAATTACCAGTTCTCTAAGATATACCAG ACTATTCAAAACTTCGCCATTATAGATCTATCAAGCTTCTATTTTGATGTTGCTAAAGATCGGCTTTACGTGGG GGGCAAGGAAAGTTTTACAAGGAGAAGTTGTCAAACAGTTCTTGCAGCACATCTTATCTCGATCAGTAAAGTAATTGCTCCAATCTTGCCTCATTTAGCTGAGGATGCATGGCAGAACCTTCCTTTTGAGCATTCAAATGAAGATGGTTCTGTCAGCAAATTTGTTTTTGAATCGAAGTGGCCCAAGTTGAATGAGCGATGGCTTGCAATGCCGGCTGAAGATGTTGAATTTTGGAGTAAAATGCTTAAG CTGAGAACTGAGGTGAATAAAGTTCTAGAGACTGCTCGTACTGGGAAGTTAATCGGTTCCAGCTTGGATGCGAAGATCTATCTCTATGTTGCTGATGCTGGCTTCAACTCCAGATTGCACAGAATGAGTGAGGCCCTAAACGAGGCTGATACACTGCATCGCATATTCATAACATCTCAG GTTGAGATTGTTTCTTCCTTGGACAATGAAAGACAAACTGATGAAATACCTTGTACCGGAGAATATCTCATAGAAGGAGGCAAAGTTTGGATCGGCGCAACTCGAGCAGAGGGTTCAAAGTGTGAGAGATGCTGGAACTACTCCCCTAAAGTTGGATCTTTTGTTGAACATCCAACTTTATGCCCTCGCTGCTATGATGTTGTTGGCGCCCAACCTCTCCCTGCCGTTGCTGCAGCTGTAAGCTGA